The segment AAAACATAAAATATGGGCGAAAAAAGATGCCGCAACTTAATCACTTGTTCTAGGAAATTAAATTTAAAAAAATATGTTCATCAGTCTATGGAGATGCAAGAAAGGAATATGAGCAGTTATTGGAAAAGGATTTAAAAATCTGCATTAAAAAGTGCTTGCCAGTATCACTATTGGCAAACACTCATGACGATGTTTTTTGAAAATCTAAACGAACATTTCTGTTGATGTAGTGATACTTAAAATTACAGAAATAAAGAAAATGTAAGGAACTACCTTAAAAGGAACATATCCTCGGCGTTTAGAAATAAAGTCCATTTAGACGAATCCAGGAATAATTTGACCTGTTGTTAAATAAGCACCAATAGCAGCTATGAAGCCAATCATGGCAAATCTGCCGTTGAGCTTTTCTGCAACAACTTTTTCCTTCTCAACTGTTTTTGTTTCGAGAACTTTAACTTTTTTTGAGTTCATAAGAAAAATAGATTGCTACGTAAACAAATATAACATTAATATTACTTTCTGTAAAGAAATAATGCTATTTATCTTGGATTTTAGATATCTTAACACAATCCTGGCACAGTTATGAGTCAAAATATAAATATCCTTTATGTAGTTACCCTTTTAAAAAATTTCCCTTTCAGAAGCGGACTAATCCTTCGTGGAGTTTATGGACCTTAGTCCGCAATATATAAATAGCCTTTTATTTAATATCATAAGGTAAGGAAAGTTTAAAAATTTTTTAAGATAACGAAACCTCCCTATTTTTGGGCAAGAAAATACCCTTGCGAGGTTAGATAATGGGGATGAACTGGATTTTTAAAAGGACTCGTTTATATCTTCTTTAATTTTTTTAAAGATCTTAGTCGCAATACTTTCCAGAGCTAATAAATTCTGAATTTTGTGAAGTAATTCTTTCTAAGTTTTTGTTTAAATTTTTAGTTTGATTAGAAGCTAAATAAA is part of the Prochlorococcus marinus subsp. pastoris str. CCMP1986 genome and harbors:
- a CDS encoding high light inducible protein; protein product: MNSKKVKVLETKTVEKEKVVAEKLNGRFAMIGFIAAIGAYLTTGQIIPGFV